The region TACCCGATCCAGTGCGTGCGCCTATCTCGCGACGAGAGCGTACCGACGATCCTCGTGTTCGGCGGAACGCACGGCGACGAGCCCGCCGGCGTCGAAGCCGCGCTCGCGTTCATCGAGACGGGACACGCGCCCTGGCTCGACCGCCTCCGGTTCGAGGTGGTCCCATGCCTTAACCCGTGGGGGTATGTCCACGAGTCCCGGCACAACCGGCAGGACATCGACCTGAACTGGGCGTTCGACCGGGAAAACTTGCCGGAGATCGCCGCCGTCCGCGCTCTGGTCGCCGGTAGGCGTTTCGAGGCGTTCATCGACCTGCACGAGGACTGGGAGAGCCCGGGGTACTACCTCTACGAGCTGCGTCGTGACGGCGAGCCTGTAGGACCGGAGATCACCCGGCGAGCCGCGAAGGTGTGTCCGATCGACACACGCCCTGAGATCGAGGGCATGGAGGCCTTGAACGGCGTCATCCTTCCGCCGGACACGCGCGCAGCCGACCGACGCGGCGCGGGCATCCCCATTGCGCTGTTCCAGCGGCACACGTCCCACCTCGTCACGTCGGAGACGCCCAGCTCGCTTGCCCTGGAACCCCGCGTCCGCGCCCACGAGATCGCGCTGGAGACGATCATCGCGGCGCACTCGGCGCAATAGACGCTCGTGTGACGCGCGTTCACGCAATTCGCGCGACTTGACGGGATTCCAGTCACCTGCTATCCGTTGCTGAACACTAATCAAACAGCGAACTTCACGAAACAGCATACTATGGCTCGCCCCAGGTACCCACGCGGCTCCGTCGTTCGCATCGGGCGATGCGTCGGAGTGACGACTCTCGACGGCGCTAGACGATATGCCTGCGTACCGTTCTCGCACAAGGACGGACACCGTCTGACGGGGGACGAACTTGACAGCATGCGCCAGTTCGTCAAGGTCGTCCACCTTGCGCCTGCCGAGTACACGGTGGCGAACGTGTTCGATGAATGGCACGAGAGCTCGCCCATGTACCACAACGACTGCCGAAGCGAGCTCCATGTCTACGAAATGCACGACCGTGCGGACGGCAAGCATCAGTACTACGTCCTGCACAATGATCTCTTCAATGCCGACATGCACAGCCAGACTGCCCAGCCATTGCCAACGCCATGGGACGTGTACGGCAGATACCTATACTCGCGGGAGAAAGGCGCGCCACTCACTGACGATGAATGGCGAGA is a window of Candidatus Poribacteria bacterium DNA encoding:
- a CDS encoding M14 family metallocarboxypeptidase produces the protein YPIQCVRLSRDESVPTILVFGGTHGDEPAGVEAALAFIETGHAPWLDRLRFEVVPCLNPWGYVHESRHNRQDIDLNWAFDRENLPEIAAVRALVAGRRFEAFIDLHEDWESPGYYLYELRRDGEPVGPEITRRAAKVCPIDTRPEIEGMEALNGVILPPDTRAADRRGAGIPIALFQRHTSHLVTSETPSSLALEPRVRAHEIALETIIAAHSAQ